One Cellulomonas sp. NS3 genomic region harbors:
- a CDS encoding MFS transporter, which produces MSPTFSSLRYYNYRLWFGGALVANVGTWMQRVAQDWLVLTELTDESGIAVGITTALQFGPVLFLSAWAGVLADRLDRRKLLAATQAAQAVLAFGLGALVLSGHAQLWQVYVFAGLLGCVSAIDGPVRNTFVAELVPREKLSNAVGLNSASFNTARLVGPGVAGLLIAWVGSGWVFLLNGVTFAATILALTRMRSTELHRMPVVPRAKGQIREGIAYVRGRSDIVVIMVVIGVVSTFGLNFQLTSAVMARTEFGKGAGEYGILGSILAIGSLTGALLAARRERPRVRLVIGAAFAFGVTSGVMALMPTYWSYALACIPVGLASLTMMTAANTTIQLTTDPAMRGRVMALYMMVFLGATPIGSPIVGWVAEEFGARWAIGLGSISALLVATGAALWAAKSWHLTVRYHVLSRPHLEVRHPEPDEPDGAHEPGARIETARRLRAQEASDRSSAA; this is translated from the coding sequence ATGAGTCCCACCTTCTCCTCGCTGCGCTACTACAACTACCGGCTCTGGTTCGGTGGTGCCCTCGTCGCCAACGTCGGCACCTGGATGCAGCGCGTCGCGCAGGACTGGCTCGTCCTGACCGAGCTGACCGACGAGTCGGGCATCGCCGTCGGCATCACCACCGCGCTTCAGTTCGGGCCCGTGCTGTTCCTCTCGGCGTGGGCCGGCGTGCTCGCCGACCGGCTCGACCGCCGCAAGCTGCTCGCCGCGACGCAGGCGGCGCAGGCCGTGCTCGCGTTCGGGCTCGGCGCGCTCGTGCTGTCCGGCCACGCGCAGCTGTGGCAGGTCTACGTGTTCGCGGGCCTGCTCGGGTGCGTGTCCGCGATCGACGGCCCGGTGCGCAACACGTTCGTCGCCGAGCTGGTCCCGCGCGAGAAGCTCTCGAACGCCGTGGGCCTCAACAGCGCGTCGTTCAACACCGCGCGGCTCGTCGGGCCCGGCGTCGCAGGCCTGCTCATCGCGTGGGTGGGCTCCGGCTGGGTGTTCCTGCTCAACGGCGTGACGTTCGCGGCGACGATCCTGGCCCTGACCCGGATGCGCTCGACCGAGCTCCACCGCATGCCCGTCGTCCCGCGCGCCAAGGGCCAGATCCGCGAGGGCATCGCCTACGTGCGCGGCCGCAGCGACATCGTCGTCATCATGGTCGTGATCGGCGTCGTGTCGACGTTCGGCCTGAACTTCCAGCTCACGAGCGCCGTCATGGCGCGCACCGAGTTCGGCAAGGGCGCGGGCGAGTACGGGATCCTCGGCTCGATCCTCGCGATCGGCTCGCTCACCGGGGCGCTGCTCGCGGCCCGGCGGGAGCGGCCGCGCGTGCGGCTCGTGATCGGTGCGGCGTTCGCGTTCGGGGTCACGAGCGGGGTCATGGCGCTCATGCCGACGTACTGGTCGTACGCGCTCGCGTGCATCCCCGTCGGCCTGGCGTCGCTCACGATGATGACCGCCGCCAACACGACGATCCAGCTCACGACCGACCCCGCGATGCGCGGGCGCGTCATGGCGCTCTACATGATGGTGTTCCTCGGCGCGACGCCCATCGGCTCGCCGATCGTCGGGTGGGTCGCCGAGGAGTTCGGGGCGCGCTGGGCGATCGGCCTCGGGTCGATCTCGGCGCTGCTCGTCGCGACCGGTGCCGCGCTGTGGGCGGCCAAGAGCTGGCACCTGACCGTCCGGTACCACGTGCTCAGCCGCCCGCACCTCGAGGTGCGGCACCCCGAGCCGGACGAGCCGGACGGCGCGCACGAGCCGGGTGCCCGGATCGAGACCGCGCGCCGGCTGCGTGCGCAGGAGGCGTCGGACCGCTCGTCGGCGGCCTGA
- a CDS encoding MarR family winged helix-turn-helix transcriptional regulator → MPLGEIAPQRPATGRASSLAAKAASAAAGVATKAASAASGAATRAGAGAGATATTATTTARPAPTAKQCRPENLAGELRIGIFRSARRLRAERGAADLPDHQFSVLAWIHIDGPMTPGALAERQHVQPPSMTRTVNALAELGFVTKAEHPNDGRQVVVSLTEKGAAEVTETRRRRDQWLTRRLTAFTPAERATLAEAAQLLRRLAAE, encoded by the coding sequence ATGCCCCTCGGAGAGATCGCCCCGCAGCGCCCGGCGACGGGTCGCGCCTCCAGCCTCGCCGCGAAGGCCGCGTCCGCGGCCGCCGGCGTCGCCACCAAGGCCGCCTCCGCGGCCTCCGGCGCCGCCACCCGGGCCGGTGCCGGTGCCGGTGCCACGGCCACGACCGCCACGACGACCGCGCGGCCCGCACCCACCGCGAAGCAGTGCCGCCCGGAGAACCTCGCGGGCGAGCTCCGCATCGGCATCTTCCGCTCGGCCCGCCGGCTGCGTGCCGAGCGCGGTGCCGCGGACCTGCCCGACCACCAGTTCTCCGTGCTCGCCTGGATCCACATCGACGGACCTATGACCCCGGGCGCGCTCGCCGAGCGCCAGCATGTCCAGCCGCCGTCGATGACCCGGACCGTCAACGCGCTCGCCGAGCTCGGCTTCGTCACCAAGGCCGAGCACCCGAACGACGGTCGCCAGGTCGTCGTCAGCCTCACCGAGAAGGGCGCCGCGGAGGTCACCGAGACGCGCCGCCGCCGCGACCAGTGGCTGACCCGCCGCCTGACCGCGTTCACCCCCGCCGAGCGAGCGACCCTCGCCGAGGCGGCCCAGCTGCTCCGGAGGCTCGCCGCCGAATGA
- a CDS encoding DUF4012 domain-containing protein, which yields MTPSAEPEPGRAPEPVPARDGREPPAAETAAAPAPRPGGTAATDADETPAPAASGTPAPVPDEDPAPPRRRRLRRTLVALGVLVLVLLVAAGWLASRAAQAADGLTEAGAVLADLESGLAGGDVGALADGLPGLQEDTARARAAASDPVWRLAEHLPWAGPNLTAVRTVAIAVDDVATDALPAVVELGGLVADPQVRRADGSIDLGLFTAAAPALDRAATTTRTSAATVGALDTTRLVDRVAGPVTQVADGLGTAADALGSASDAARLLPPMLGADGPRTYLLLSLNSAELRSAGGIVGAVAAFTADGGAIRLVDQRSTLDLRPLDAPVLPLTDEELAVHSDRLGRWVQNTVLTPDFPRSAELVSAMWTRSVGTPVDGVLAMDPVAVAYLLDATGPVEAGGVELTAGTVLDVLLREAYVRLPEAEEADAFYADVASALFAAVSSGRGETRDLLDALARASDERRVRVWSAHADEQDRLARTSLGADFLARPGDAAYAVQRPGAETTLDGSGLDARSPAGAPGVFLNDGSAGKLDYFLTTDLTVEELRCAAPPAPGWATAVLRLDLAYAPPGDIAGYPRYVTGTADTGLPVGGVATNITVYAPPGGRILDQRLGDQLVGGATATEQERAVSTLTARLLPGEQATYRFTVTVPAPAPGERLDVWTTPTLTAPGIVTGAYSD from the coding sequence GTGACGCCCTCCGCCGAACCCGAGCCGGGGCGTGCTCCGGAGCCGGTGCCCGCGCGCGACGGCCGGGAGCCGCCGGCCGCCGAGACGGCCGCTGCTCCCGCGCCGCGCCCGGGAGGGACCGCGGCCACGGACGCGGACGAGACTCCCGCGCCAGCCGCGTCCGGGACCCCTGCGCCCGTCCCGGACGAGGACCCCGCGCCGCCCCGCCGCCGCCGGCTGCGGCGCACGCTCGTCGCGCTCGGCGTCCTCGTGCTGGTGCTGCTCGTCGCCGCGGGCTGGCTGGCCTCCCGCGCCGCACAGGCGGCCGACGGCCTGACCGAGGCGGGCGCGGTCCTCGCGGACCTCGAGAGCGGGCTCGCCGGGGGCGACGTCGGCGCGCTCGCGGACGGCCTGCCGGGGCTGCAGGAGGACACCGCGCGGGCCCGGGCTGCGGCGAGCGACCCGGTCTGGCGCCTCGCGGAGCACCTGCCGTGGGCCGGACCGAACCTGACGGCGGTCCGCACGGTCGCGATCGCGGTCGACGACGTCGCGACCGACGCGCTGCCCGCCGTCGTCGAGCTCGGGGGGCTCGTCGCCGACCCCCAGGTCCGGCGCGCCGACGGCTCGATCGACCTCGGCCTGTTCACCGCAGCCGCACCCGCCCTAGACCGGGCCGCGACGACGACCCGCACGTCCGCCGCGACGGTCGGGGCGCTCGACACCACGCGCCTCGTGGACCGCGTCGCCGGGCCGGTGACCCAGGTCGCCGACGGGCTCGGCACCGCGGCCGACGCGCTCGGCTCCGCGTCCGACGCGGCGCGGCTCCTGCCGCCGATGCTCGGCGCCGACGGCCCCCGCACCTACCTGCTGCTCTCGCTCAACTCCGCCGAGCTGCGCAGCGCGGGCGGGATCGTCGGCGCGGTCGCGGCGTTCACCGCCGACGGGGGCGCGATCCGGCTCGTCGACCAGCGCTCGACGCTCGACCTGCGCCCGCTCGACGCGCCGGTCCTCCCGCTGACCGACGAGGAGCTCGCGGTGCACAGCGACCGCCTCGGTCGCTGGGTCCAGAACACCGTCCTCACCCCCGACTTCCCCCGCAGCGCCGAGCTCGTGAGCGCGATGTGGACGCGCAGCGTCGGCACGCCGGTGGACGGCGTGCTCGCGATGGACCCCGTCGCCGTCGCGTACCTGCTCGACGCGACGGGCCCGGTCGAGGCGGGCGGCGTCGAGCTCACCGCGGGCACGGTGCTCGACGTCCTGCTGCGCGAGGCGTACGTGCGGCTGCCCGAGGCCGAGGAGGCGGACGCGTTCTACGCCGACGTCGCGTCCGCGCTGTTCGCCGCGGTGAGCTCGGGGCGCGGCGAGACCCGGGACCTGCTCGACGCGCTCGCCCGCGCGAGCGACGAGCGGCGCGTGCGGGTCTGGTCGGCGCACGCCGACGAGCAGGACCGGCTGGCGCGCACGTCGCTCGGTGCGGACTTCCTCGCCCGGCCGGGTGACGCCGCGTACGCGGTGCAGCGCCCCGGTGCGGAGACGACGCTCGACGGCTCGGGTCTCGACGCACGCTCCCCGGCGGGCGCTCCGGGCGTGTTCCTCAACGACGGCTCCGCGGGCAAGCTCGACTACTTCCTGACGACGGACCTGACCGTCGAGGAGCTCCGCTGCGCCGCGCCGCCGGCGCCCGGCTGGGCCACGGCCGTCCTGCGCCTCGACCTCGCGTACGCCCCTCCGGGTGACATCGCCGGGTACCCGCGGTACGTCACCGGGACGGCCGACACGGGCCTGCCGGTCGGCGGGGTCGCGACCAACATCACCGTCTACGCACCCCCGGGCGGCCGGATCCTCGACCAGCGCCTGGGCGACCAGCTCGTCGGGGGAGCCACCGCCACCGAGCAGGAGCGCGCCGTGAGCACGCTCACCGCACGCCTGCTGCCGGGCGAGCAGGCGACGTACCGGTTCACGGTCACGGTGCCCGCACCGGCGCCGGGCGAGCGCCTCGACGTGTGGACGACGCCGACGCTCACGGCGCCCGGGATCGTCACGGGCGCCTACTCCGACTGA
- a CDS encoding MFS transporter, with amino-acid sequence MSARPVPARLVRDRVTAALYACFGTWGWFLYSFVPGLPLLADELGITRAQAGLQTTFMACGTLTSGFTSAALVRRLGRRGVLLLAAGLLAAGVTALVSAPGLLVTLPAATVVATGGALFIAAAQPALTVHHGAAGPAAVSEGHGVGALVGLVGPLALGGAVALGWGWRPAVAVTVVLAAVTALLVARLPGQGALGTATATARAEPTGTTGTTETAGTTAAGATAAAAADAEPASSVTAARSGDAPHAGAATGRPLRFSTTFWLLWATLVAVVAIENATTAWAADLLRTHAGAESGVAAGAVSGLIAGMCVARFAVGRLALRFTPLQLLLAAFAVAAAGWLVLWVATTPSLALAGLVVAGLGYGAQFPLAISMLLGAADGRLDQAQARSTLGVGAAVAVAPVLLGGLADQVGPHTAFLVVPALVACGVVAVLLAERARRRHEPHPS; translated from the coding sequence GTGAGCGCCCGCCCCGTGCCCGCCCGGCTCGTCCGGGACCGGGTCACCGCTGCCCTGTACGCGTGCTTCGGCACGTGGGGGTGGTTCCTCTACAGCTTCGTCCCCGGGCTGCCGCTGCTCGCCGACGAGCTCGGGATCACGCGCGCGCAGGCCGGCCTGCAGACGACGTTCATGGCGTGCGGCACCCTGACCTCCGGCTTCACGAGCGCCGCCCTCGTGCGCCGGCTCGGGCGCCGCGGGGTCCTGCTGCTCGCGGCCGGGCTGCTCGCCGCCGGGGTCACCGCGCTCGTGAGCGCACCGGGCCTGCTCGTGACGCTTCCCGCGGCGACCGTCGTCGCGACCGGCGGCGCGCTCTTCATCGCCGCCGCGCAGCCCGCGCTCACGGTGCACCACGGTGCCGCGGGGCCGGCCGCGGTGAGCGAGGGGCACGGGGTCGGGGCGCTCGTCGGGCTCGTCGGGCCGCTCGCGCTCGGCGGCGCGGTCGCCCTGGGGTGGGGCTGGCGGCCGGCGGTGGCCGTCACCGTGGTGCTCGCGGCCGTCACGGCGCTGCTCGTCGCGCGCCTGCCCGGGCAGGGCGCGCTCGGCACGGCGACGGCGACCGCGAGGGCCGAGCCGACGGGGACGACGGGGACGACGGAGACGGCGGGGACGACAGCGGCGGGGGCCACCGCGGCCGCGGCCGCCGACGCGGAGCCCGCCTCGTCCGTGACGGCCGCACGGTCCGGCGATGCACCGCACGCCGGTGCCGCCACCGGTCGCCCGCTCCGCTTCTCGACCACCTTCTGGCTGCTCTGGGCGACGCTCGTCGCGGTCGTCGCCATCGAGAACGCGACGACCGCGTGGGCGGCCGACCTGCTGCGCACGCACGCGGGCGCCGAGAGCGGGGTCGCCGCCGGTGCCGTGTCGGGGCTCATCGCCGGGATGTGCGTCGCGCGGTTCGCCGTCGGGCGCCTCGCGCTGCGGTTCACTCCCCTGCAGCTGCTGCTCGCAGCCTTTGCGGTCGCCGCCGCGGGCTGGCTGGTGCTCTGGGTCGCGACGACGCCGTCGCTCGCCCTCGCGGGGCTCGTCGTCGCGGGGCTCGGGTACGGGGCGCAGTTCCCGCTCGCGATCTCGATGCTGCTCGGGGCTGCCGACGGCCGGCTCGACCAGGCGCAGGCCCGCTCGACGCTCGGGGTCGGCGCCGCCGTCGCGGTCGCGCCGGTGCTGCTCGGCGGGCTCGCCGACCAGGTCGGGCCGCACACGGCGTTCCTCGTCGTGCCGGCGCTCGTCGCGTGCGGGGTCGTCGCGGTGCTGCTCGCGGAACGTGCCCGACGACGGCACGAGCCGCACCCGTCCTGA
- a CDS encoding LPXTG cell wall anchor domain-containing protein: MRVSAAAALSAAVGLAFALPAAAAVAPSPNGCGDTGDGYSAGGVCALEVEVLSPVCDNDIPYLTYKVAAEGAGATSLSITWDNPSGADVVQSGLPLEGRVPWPGAVAGADGKGADWPGWTKASDGTWVEGDEFDWVRPGVAVTLAVNPSVTTTVAYPPSSPVCLTSPPSSSSVLAAAPGSSASSQVLAATGSETTPWLVAAGALVLAGGGLVAARARSRRDATS; this comes from the coding sequence ATGAGGGTGAGCGCCGCCGCCGCCCTGTCGGCCGCCGTCGGCCTGGCGTTCGCGCTGCCTGCCGCCGCGGCGGTCGCGCCGTCGCCGAACGGCTGCGGCGACACCGGGGACGGCTACTCGGCCGGGGGCGTCTGCGCCCTCGAGGTCGAGGTCCTCTCGCCCGTGTGCGACAACGACATCCCCTACCTGACGTACAAGGTCGCGGCCGAGGGGGCCGGCGCGACCTCGCTGAGCATCACGTGGGACAACCCGTCCGGTGCGGACGTCGTGCAGTCCGGGCTCCCGCTCGAGGGTCGCGTCCCGTGGCCCGGCGCGGTCGCCGGCGCCGACGGCAAGGGCGCCGACTGGCCCGGCTGGACCAAGGCATCCGACGGCACGTGGGTCGAGGGCGACGAGTTCGACTGGGTCCGTCCCGGCGTCGCCGTGACCCTCGCCGTCAACCCGTCCGTGACCACGACGGTCGCCTACCCGCCGTCCTCGCCGGTGTGCCTGACGTCGCCCCCGTCGTCGTCGTCGGTCCTCGCCGCCGCGCCGGGGTCCTCCGCGTCCTCCCAGGTGCTGGCGGCGACCGGCTCCGAGACGACCCCCTGGCTCGTCGCCGCGGGCGCGCTCGTGCTCGCCGGTGGCGGGCTCGTCGCGGCCCGTGCGCGGTCCCGCCGGGACGCCACGAGCTGA